A window from Vanessa atalanta chromosome 16, ilVanAtal1.2, whole genome shotgun sequence encodes these proteins:
- the LOC125070149 gene encoding superoxide dismutase [Mn], mitochondrial codes for MFVTRRAGTLIWSVGATRQKHSLPELPYEYSALEPVISREIMSLHHSKHHATYVNNLNAAEEKLAQAQSKGDIQTVINLAPALKFNGGGHINHTIFWQNLSPKGSKPSDVLNKAIEKDFGSWDNMKNQLAAASVGVQGSGWGWLGYNKLMKKLQIATCPNQDPLEATTGIVPLFGIDVWEHAYYLQYKNVRADYVKAIFDVANWQDVSARYEKALK; via the exons ATGTTCGTCACACGCAGGGCTGGcactttaat tTGGAGTGTAGGTGCAACTCGTCAAAAGCACTCTCTACCAGAACTTCCTTATGAATACAGTGCTTTGGAACCCGTGATCAGCCGTGAGATAATGAGCCTTCATCACAGCAAACATCACGCTACATATGTGAATAATTTAAACGCAGCAGAGGAGAAACTCGCTCAGGCTCAGTCTAAAG GTGATATTCAGACAGTCATCAACTTAGCCCCAGCTCTTAAGTTCAATGGTGGTGGTCACATCAACCACACCATTTTCTGGCAGAATCTTTCACCTAAAGGAAGTAAACCCTCTGATGTTCTCAACAAAGCTATTGAAAA AGACTTTGGATCCTGGGATAACATGAAAAATCAATTAGCAGCAGCTTCTGTGGGCGTACAGGGTTCAGGATGGGGCTGGCTTGGTTACAATAAGCTGATGAAGAAACTGCAAATTGCCACATGTCCGAACCAAGATCCTTTGGAAGCAACTACag gAATTGTACCACTTTTCGGCATTGATGTTTGGGAACATGCTTATTACTTACAATACAAGAATGTCAGAGCCGATTATGTTAAAGCAATATTTGATGTCGCCAACTGGCAAGATGTTTCAGCGAGATACGAAAAAGCTCTTAAGTAA
- the LOC125070150 gene encoding guided entry of tail-anchored proteins factor 1-like, with protein MLEIVNGFLLIYFVILCTLSAIVPILVKPIAACFSRPSSEERVILNDLKKLKAEQQSISMKDEFAAYSKLQRKINKLDVELKENSQSRLSKSLAIKGSINIILQVVIALVIIISVIWFRREPIVTLDGDLFPLTTMLRYPSDMPNAISTHVWVLISNVSIRSLLKPILS; from the exons ATGTTGGAAATTGTAAACGGATTTCTTCtaatatatttcgttattcTATGCACTTTAAGTGCTATAGTTCCAATTTTAGTGAAACCG ATAGCAGCTTGCTTTTCGAGGCCGTCTAGCGAGGAACGTGTAATTCTAAACGATTTAAAGAAACTCAAAGCAGAACAACAAAGTATATCAATGAAAGATGAATTTGCTGCATACTCGAAACTGcagcgaaaaataaataaactcgatGTCGAATTAAAAGAGAACTCACAATCGCGATTAAGCAAGAGTTTGGCTATAAAGGGATCAATAAACATCATTCTCCAAGTGGTGATAGCACTggttataattatatcagttATTTGGTTTAGACGTGAACCAATTGTGACCTTGGATGGGGATCTTTTTCCTCTCACTACGATGCTTAGATATCCCAGCGATATGCCAAATGCAATCTCAACTCATGTATGggttttaatttcaaatgtgtCAATTAGATCATTACTTAAACCAATTTTATCATGA